A single genomic interval of Ruminococcus sp. NK3A76 harbors:
- the hflX gene encoding GTPase HflX: MAENMITTEQKPPRAILVCVDTGEYDAQRSLDELEELANTAGAETVAKVIQKRPTFDSATCIGSGRLEEIAELAEREDIELLIFDCELTATQTRNIENVTDTHTIDRTTLILDIFAQHAKTREGRLQVEIAQYKYRLARLAGMGVKLSRLGGGIGTRGPGETKLETDKRHVRERMAALSEELKEIEKRRELHRKRRKKDGVLTAAIVGYTNVGKSTLLNTLTEAGVLAENKLFATLETTSRAILLPDGRSVTLIDTVGLVRRLPHGLVEAFKSTLEETSSADVIIHVTDVSSDDCREKAEATEKLLDELGCADIPVITVLNKCDLVPEIDMLDTSQEAYVKMSAKKGLGIESLLDAIVKALPETLRRGKYMIPYDKAGLINKILEDGKIFSQEYTPDGTLIDCLVSIEKLFMVESYAV; the protein is encoded by the coding sequence ATGGCCGAAAACATGATAACCACCGAGCAGAAGCCCCCGAGGGCGATACTTGTGTGTGTCGATACAGGGGAGTATGATGCGCAGCGCTCGCTCGACGAGCTTGAAGAGCTTGCAAACACCGCAGGCGCTGAGACTGTCGCTAAGGTGATACAAAAGCGCCCGACATTCGACAGCGCTACCTGCATAGGCTCGGGCAGGCTGGAGGAGATAGCAGAGCTTGCCGAGCGTGAGGATATCGAGCTGCTGATATTTGACTGCGAGCTGACAGCTACACAGACACGAAACATCGAAAACGTGACCGACACCCACACTATAGACCGCACAACGCTTATCCTTGATATATTCGCACAGCACGCAAAGACAAGAGAAGGCCGCTTACAGGTCGAGATAGCGCAGTATAAATACCGCCTTGCAAGGCTTGCCGGAATGGGTGTCAAGCTCTCACGTCTGGGCGGCGGTATAGGCACAAGAGGCCCCGGCGAAACAAAGCTCGAAACTGACAAGCGCCATGTAAGAGAGCGTATGGCGGCACTTTCCGAGGAGCTTAAGGAGATAGAAAAGCGCCGTGAGCTGCACCGCAAAAGAAGAAAGAAGGACGGCGTGCTGACAGCGGCGATAGTCGGCTATACGAATGTCGGCAAGAGCACGCTGCTCAACACCCTCACCGAAGCAGGGGTGCTGGCAGAAAACAAGCTGTTCGCTACACTTGAGACCACATCAAGAGCTATATTGCTGCCCGACGGCAGGAGCGTCACGCTTATCGACACGGTAGGTTTAGTCAGAAGGCTCCCTCACGGGCTGGTCGAGGCTTTTAAATCTACGCTTGAAGAAACAAGCAGCGCTGATGTGATCATCCACGTCACCGATGTGTCAAGTGATGACTGCCGTGAAAAGGCCGAGGCTACGGAAAAGCTGCTCGATGAGCTCGGCTGTGCCGATATCCCGGTGATAACAGTGCTCAACAAGTGTGACCTCGTGCCGGAGATAGATATGCTCGACACCTCGCAGGAGGCTTATGTGAAAATGAGCGCCAAGAAGGGCTTAGGAATAGAGTCACTGCTCGATGCTATCGTTAAGGCACTTCCCGAGACGCTCAGGCGTGGAAAGTATATGATACCCTACGACAAGGCAGGGCTTATAAACAAGATACTCGAAGACGGCAAGATATTCTCGCAGGAATACACCCCCGACGGCACGCTCATCGACTGCCTTGTGAGCATAGAAAAGCTGTTTATGGTCGAGAGCTATGCTGTCTGA